In Deinococcus maricopensis DSM 21211, one genomic interval encodes:
- a CDS encoding alpha/beta hydrolase, with amino-acid sequence MAVHVAGTTVTFTPPAGATALVGDFTDWKKKPPLPVVGGAPLVLSLPRDSWTEYAWLGADGKPFADPDNAQRSLNPWWPYPRAVQVGTFPQHPIWSAPEPEARGTITRVTWEGGVFPGTRRAVVYTPPGYVPGVPLPVYYVQDGVAFYRTGKLAELMDRALHAGAVTPCAFAFVEPGDRSEEYYLNDRYLDFLTAEVFPRVEGELVVAGERGLWGASLGGLISLHLGSAHPELFARVVSHSGAFIASRAAAARGEVDTTTAGEELLERLRREPPTHLRLSLDTGTLEWLLAPNRRMAALVADLGLPHQYREYASGHNWVTWRAALTEALLYMQGV; translated from the coding sequence ATGGCTGTTCACGTCGCTGGCACGACCGTTACGTTCACGCCGCCCGCCGGGGCGACCGCCCTCGTGGGCGACTTCACCGACTGGAAGAAGAAACCCCCCCTGCCTGTGGTGGGCGGCGCGCCCCTCGTCCTGAGCCTCCCGCGTGATTCGTGGACGGAGTACGCGTGGCTGGGCGCGGACGGGAAGCCGTTCGCGGACCCGGACAATGCGCAGCGGAGCCTGAACCCGTGGTGGCCGTACCCGCGGGCCGTGCAGGTGGGAACGTTCCCGCAGCATCCAATCTGGAGCGCGCCGGAGCCGGAGGCGCGCGGCACGATCACGCGCGTCACGTGGGAGGGGGGGGTGTTCCCGGGAACGCGCCGCGCGGTGGTGTACACGCCGCCCGGGTACGTGCCGGGCGTGCCGCTGCCGGTGTACTACGTGCAGGACGGCGTGGCGTTCTACCGCACGGGGAAGCTGGCGGAGCTGATGGACCGGGCGCTCCACGCGGGCGCGGTGACGCCGTGCGCGTTCGCGTTCGTGGAGCCGGGCGACCGCAGCGAGGAGTACTACCTGAATGACCGGTACCTGGACTTCCTGACGGCGGAGGTGTTCCCGCGCGTGGAAGGGGAGCTCGTGGTGGCGGGCGAGCGTGGGCTGTGGGGGGCGTCGCTGGGTGGCCTGATCAGCCTGCATCTGGGCAGCGCGCACCCGGAGCTGTTCGCGCGGGTGGTGAGTCATTCGGGGGCGTTCATTGCGAGCCGCGCCGCGGCGGCGCGCGGCGAGGTGGACACGACGACCGCTGGCGAGGAACTGCTGGAGCGCCTGCGGCGCGAGCCGCCCACGCACCTGCGCCTGAGCCTGGACACCGGCACGCTGGAGTGGCTGCTCGCGCCGAACCGGCGCATGGCGGCGCTCGTGGCGGACCTGGGGTTGCCGCACCAGTACCGGGAGTACGCGAGTGGGCACAACTGGGTGACGTGGCGCGCGGCGCTGACGGAGGCGCTGCTGTACATGCAGGGGGTGTGA
- a CDS encoding peptidase C39 family protein, producing MRALLLAAALGFAPASALTFTNPLSTTTLLDRPEDFARAALNGVVLQDGTLRASGASGTVTLPAQAAAAFDELIPSWNAVTPASASVTVEARAQVGGRWTRYYSFGTWTSAPQRSSLDGQEDATGQVLTDTLRLNQKATAYQLRVTLRGAARLARLAVNTSDRARRTAGAGQASDHAAWGTVLNVPQRSQMLYPDGGEVWCSPTSTSMLLAYHGVNVTVPDAARATFDRAYDGTGNWPFNMAFAGERGLRAFVTRLPSLAAAEAYVRAGLPVGVSLGWKRGELPGAAIPESSGHLMVLVGFDRAGNPVLNDPAAPTDAGVRRTYPRAAFERLWLAHSGGLTYVVTKPGAPLPQ from the coding sequence ATGCGCGCCCTCCTGCTTGCTGCCGCCCTGGGCTTCGCGCCCGCGTCCGCCCTGACCTTCACGAACCCGCTGAGTACGACCACGCTGCTGGACCGCCCGGAGGACTTCGCCCGCGCGGCGCTGAACGGCGTGGTCCTTCAGGACGGCACGCTGCGGGCCAGCGGCGCGTCCGGGACGGTGACGTTGCCGGCGCAGGCCGCCGCGGCGTTCGATGAGCTGATTCCGTCGTGGAACGCGGTGACGCCCGCGTCCGCGAGCGTGACGGTGGAGGCGCGCGCGCAGGTGGGTGGGCGCTGGACGCGGTACTACAGTTTCGGCACGTGGACGAGCGCGCCTCAGCGCAGCAGCCTGGACGGTCAGGAGGACGCCACCGGGCAGGTCCTGACGGACACGCTGCGCCTGAACCAGAAGGCCACGGCGTACCAGCTGCGCGTGACGCTGCGCGGCGCCGCGCGCCTGGCGCGCCTGGCGGTGAACACCAGTGACCGCGCGCGCCGCACGGCGGGGGCGGGGCAGGCGAGTGACCACGCGGCGTGGGGCACGGTCCTGAACGTGCCGCAGCGTTCGCAGATGCTGTACCCGGACGGGGGGGAGGTATGGTGCAGCCCGACCAGCACCAGCATGCTGCTCGCGTACCACGGGGTCAACGTCACCGTCCCGGACGCGGCGCGGGCCACCTTCGACCGGGCGTACGACGGCACCGGCAACTGGCCGTTCAATATGGCGTTCGCGGGCGAGCGGGGCTTGCGGGCGTTCGTGACGCGCCTCCCGAGTCTCGCGGCGGCGGAGGCGTACGTGCGCGCCGGGTTGCCGGTGGGCGTGAGCCTCGGCTGGAAGCGCGGCGAGCTGCCGGGCGCGGCCATTCCCGAGTCGAGCGGGCACCTGATGGTCCTCGTGGGGTTCGACCGCGCGGGCAACCCGGTCCTGAACGACCCGGCCGCGCCCACCGACGCGGGCGTGCGCCGCACGTACCCGCGCGCCGCGTTCGAGCGGCTGTGGCTCGCGCACTCCGGCGGCCTCACGTACGTCGTCACGAAGCCCGGCGCGCCCCTCCCGCAGTGA